The Bradyrhizobium sp. WBAH42 genome includes a window with the following:
- a CDS encoding LacI family DNA-binding transcriptional regulator, protein MSVTLKDVAQAARVSVSTASRALTGTGLTSERTQQRLLRIARELGYRPNPIARGLKTGQSRLVALLVHNLTNASFQVMAEVVQARLKALGYQMLLCIGGDDPQAESDTLTTLVDHRIDGLIVVPTGKNGAQLETLSKDVPIVCLVRRDDATDLETVLADDPQGAYLGTRHLIELGHKRIGLIVGRQDTTSGRERLSGYVRALREAGIARDDTLIHAGHYVPETGATCARKLLDLPRPPSAIFVANHEATLGVLRVTAERNIAVPDDLSLLCYEDMPWFEWHRPAISIVDNGARDLANLAVDRLLHRMDAKGNSRGNGSDGVREYRVGARLVQRDSCRQIDAPAPAKSGKSKSSSSKSSAAKSAKV, encoded by the coding sequence ATGAGCGTCACGCTCAAAGATGTGGCACAGGCGGCCCGCGTTTCAGTCAGCACGGCTTCCCGGGCGCTGACGGGAACCGGCCTGACCAGCGAACGTACGCAACAGCGCCTGTTGCGCATCGCGCGCGAGCTCGGCTATCGGCCGAACCCGATCGCGCGCGGATTGAAGACCGGGCAGTCGCGGCTCGTTGCTCTTCTCGTCCACAATCTCACCAACGCCTCGTTCCAGGTGATGGCCGAAGTGGTGCAGGCGCGCCTGAAGGCGCTGGGCTATCAGATGCTTCTGTGCATCGGCGGCGACGATCCGCAAGCCGAGAGCGACACCCTCACCACGCTGGTCGATCATCGCATCGATGGCTTGATCGTGGTGCCTACAGGCAAGAACGGCGCGCAGCTCGAGACGCTCTCCAAGGACGTGCCGATCGTCTGCCTGGTGCGGCGCGACGATGCGACCGATCTCGAGACCGTGCTCGCCGACGATCCGCAAGGCGCTTATCTGGGCACGCGTCATTTGATCGAGCTCGGGCACAAGCGCATCGGGCTGATCGTCGGCCGTCAGGACACCACGTCCGGCCGCGAACGCTTGTCCGGCTATGTCCGCGCCCTGCGCGAGGCCGGCATCGCCAGGGACGACACATTGATTCATGCCGGCCACTACGTGCCCGAAACCGGCGCGACCTGCGCGCGCAAGCTGCTCGACCTCCCCCGCCCGCCCAGCGCGATCTTCGTTGCCAATCACGAGGCAACGCTCGGCGTGCTGCGCGTCACCGCGGAACGGAACATCGCCGTTCCCGATGATCTCTCGCTGCTCTGCTATGAGGACATGCCGTGGTTCGAATGGCATCGCCCGGCCATCAGCATCGTCGACAACGGCGCGCGCGATCTTGCCAATCTCGCCGTCGACCGGCTGCTGCATCGCATGGACGCCAAGGGAAATAGCAGGGGCAATGGCAGTGATGGCGTGCGCGAATATCGCGTCGGCGCGCGGCTGGTCCAGCGCGACTCCTGCCGCCAGATCGACGCACCAGCTCCTGCGAAATCCGGCAAGTCCAAATCGTCTTCATCCAAATCGTCTGCAGCCAAGTCCGCGAAGGTCTGA
- the dapA gene encoding 4-hydroxy-tetrahydrodipicolinate synthase, with product MKTFRGTYTVMITPFTAAGEVDVAALRAFVDWQIAQGIHGLIPLGSTGEFLSMDDEEKALVAEVVIRQAAGRVPVLIGTGAEDTREVVRLSRRAEKLGADGVMIIPPFYSTPTDDELVHHYKTVADAVSLPIMVYNNPATANVDLKPKLVARIAEIDNCLYIKESTLEVTRVRDIIRLCGDRMTVFGGILGFESFVEGAQGWVAVASNVVPAEMARIFSLVADHGAIKEARELYLKYLPVIEFVGGQAYVAGSKALLNHMGFAAGLPRPPRLPLPAAQDAAARALVKTFDLVWRGAPVAAA from the coding sequence ATGAAGACGTTCCGCGGCACCTACACCGTCATGATCACCCCGTTCACGGCAGCTGGCGAGGTCGATGTCGCGGCATTGCGCGCCTTCGTCGACTGGCAGATCGCGCAGGGGATCCACGGGCTGATCCCGCTCGGCTCGACCGGCGAGTTCCTGTCCATGGACGACGAAGAGAAGGCGCTGGTTGCGGAAGTCGTCATTCGCCAGGCCGCCGGGCGCGTGCCGGTGCTGATCGGAACCGGCGCGGAGGACACGCGCGAGGTGGTGCGCCTCAGCCGCCGTGCCGAAAAACTGGGCGCCGACGGCGTGATGATCATCCCGCCGTTCTATTCGACGCCGACCGACGACGAGCTCGTCCATCACTACAAGACGGTTGCCGATGCGGTCTCGCTGCCGATCATGGTCTACAACAATCCGGCGACCGCGAATGTCGATCTCAAGCCAAAGCTCGTGGCGCGCATCGCCGAGATCGACAATTGTCTTTATATCAAGGAGTCGACGCTGGAGGTGACGCGGGTGCGCGACATCATCCGCCTCTGCGGCGACAGGATGACCGTGTTCGGCGGCATCCTCGGCTTCGAGTCCTTCGTCGAGGGCGCGCAGGGCTGGGTAGCCGTGGCCTCCAACGTCGTCCCGGCGGAGATGGCCCGCATCTTCAGCCTCGTGGCCGACCACGGCGCGATCAAGGAAGCGCGCGAGCTCTATCTGAAATACCTGCCGGTGATCGAATTCGTCGGCGGCCAGGCCTATGTCGCCGGCAGCAAGGCGCTGCTCAATCATATGGGTTTTGCGGCCGGCCTTCCGCGTCCGCCGCGCCTGCCGCTGCCGGCTGCGCAGGATGCGGCCGCGCGTGCCCTGGTCAAGACATTCGATCTGGTGTGGCGCGGCGCGCCGGTTGCGGCTGCTTGA
- a CDS encoding tautomerase family protein, translating to MPYVEVLAPPVPSERKAALARSVTDGLMSAFGVTADTVTLYFLNIAPDDYAHAGRFGAEATGQRILLKVHAFRRSEAERRAAAIALTRAVCSAYGVPGDDVAVYFCDRDRSEVSHDSKLASD from the coding sequence ATGCCCTATGTCGAAGTGCTCGCCCCGCCAGTCCCATCCGAGCGCAAGGCCGCGCTGGCGCGGTCGGTGACCGACGGCCTGATGTCGGCGTTCGGCGTCACCGCTGATACGGTCACGCTCTATTTCCTGAACATTGCGCCCGACGACTACGCCCACGCCGGCAGGTTCGGCGCGGAGGCCACCGGTCAGCGCATCCTGCTCAAGGTCCATGCCTTCCGCCGCAGCGAGGCCGAGCGGCGCGCTGCCGCCATCGCGCTGACCCGCGCCGTATGCAGCGCCTATGGCGTGCCGGGCGACGACGTCGCGGTCTACTTCTGCGATCGCGACCGCAGC